TGTCAATGCAGGTCAATTCAGTCAGGTTTGGTATCATTAGAAAAGTGTGACTTGTGTCCAAAGAAACAGACCAGGAATCTAATAGAAGTGAGAGAGTTTAGAGATGCTTTGTCTGCTGCAGATGGTGTGTTTTTCCCACGGTCTCCATCTAAATGACCTCCTGTTCCTCAAAGAAGTGTGAAATCCCAGTCAATGCAAACTCCAGATGTTCTGTCATGCCTCCTTCTGGAGAATGATTATCCTGCTCACACTATGACTATAAAGCattagaaaaattaaaattatgatataaaataaaattatgatataaaTGAACAATAATCAATTGCCATTAAACTTGAACTGACACACAGCAAAACATGTGTTTCTGGTGTCCCACGTTCACATGCGTATGAATGAGTCACTGGAAGgaaaagtctagtgtgaccagcccataataattaaaacagtttttagtCAAATCCATTAAATATCAATCTAAAAGTTGGCATCAACATTATGGCACTATTGTTTATGgttaatgttaatattacattagataatttttgttattgatcaaatatatttagTAGTTCTCACTACAGAAACATAGGATTTGTGCgtatataatgctttaaaaataattatttaaagatcAGTGTAACTCATTTATGGAAAGTTTCAGGGATGtaaaattcatttataaaaaatcatcaaaatggctgtaatattttataacagGTATCTACTTTAGGCTATTTCATCAGAGCTCACTTCTATGTCCTTTTACTTTATGTTACtttttttgaattatttactgaatatttactgaaaattaatgtaaacattttttttcatttcagatcTGATGGAAGAAAGCGAGGAGAGTGAAGAACTGAGTGAAGCAGAGGAGAAACATCACGAGAACCCTGGAGAAAAACCTTTGAGTCGCTCAAAGactaaaaagacatttttaaagaaaagaagagtCAAGAAATCTTTgacctgctctcagtgtggaaagagtttcacaacCAAACAACATCTTGATgttcacatgaggatccacactggagagaaaccgttcacATGTGATCTGTGCGGGACAAGCTTCACAGATACAGGGAGACTCAAGagacacatgagagttcacactggagagaaaccgttcacATGTGATCTGTGCGGGACAAGCTTCACAGATACAGGGAGACTCAAGagacacatgagagttcacactggagagaaaccgttcacATGTGATCTGTGCGGGACAAGCTTCACAGATACAGGGAGACTCAAGagacacatgagagttcacactggagagaagccgttcaCGTGTGATCTGTGCGGGAAGAGCTTCACACAGAGAGCACATCTTAAGGgacacatgaggatccacacggGAGAAAGACCGTATGCATGTAATCAGTGTAGAAAGACTTTCACACAATCACCACACCTTAAAGaacacatgaaaatccacaccggagagaaaccatacatGTGTGATCAGTGTGAAAAGAGATTCACATACAAACATGAACTTACTATTCACACgaggatccacaccggagagaagccgtATGCTTGTGATCAGTGTGGCAAAAGATTTGTTTCTGGATCACACCTGAAGAATCACCTGACAGTTCATACGAAGGAGAAGCCACATTCATGTTCTgattgtggaaagagtttttcacttCTGCAAAGTTTAAAAGgacatcagaaaatacataccGGTGAAAAATcttacatgtgctttgagtgtaaGAAgacttttatttcagcaaactgtttaaaactgcaccagaggattcacactggagagaaaccttacaagtgttcacactgtgacaagagattcagtcagtcagcaaGTCTGAGAAAACACGAGACGATCCACAGCAgagagaaaccacacacatgtgatcagtgcgggaagagttttgcttttaaaaatcaCCTGAAGATACACAAGAAGATCCATGCAGCGGAGAAACCTGATCAGCGCAGTCTGAGATtactgtaacagaaatgagtcgaaccagacaaattaaagagtctatcaaagcggtGTTTgtaacacgagccgaattcctcaggaagtcataaaacactctgtgccacaagtcccaaggaagataaccaaccaaccaacttgttcacacaacagctttcaacattaacaccactagaacaattattgacaattttaattcgcagaagagattgtcaaatttgttgttcgtaattgaaatgcaacgctggacatcgcatggaaacccatgagttacacacttccattgacttccccccacctagcagaaccagactgaaattcctaaggggaaagggctttaaacctcttcacagaacatccctatgtcagagaatgacaaagaaactgtcttttgtacatatatatggaccaaaatgaactccaaaattacttctaaatgaatatcattccatcgcttaactccatattcatttatatgtaacccacacatttgactatcatgtataatcacttattgtgtatgtcttttgataactataggatacatagtcatgtctagtattgatctAATTTAATccgcttgcttgatattgtcctgacaatcatttattttttcaaatatatcataacctggtaataggaatcatgtccaaaattagaccctgcaaggcaggaaaattcggaccacatgcttggtaagataaacatatgatttatgatacgagccaagacaatatctgattggtcaagacaacatttgaggtgtggccaacaagccagtttaaatacttaggacaccataaaatctttgcttttagtctctagctgtgctgctgctattagtcatgctgtttgtcatcactgttctttgagcgcggttgcagcgtgcttcggcctgcacgcctgctgctacttagccacgatgagaaggaacaccacctcgtctcgtcaaactttatttattttcttttccatttgagagtttcgtgttctgagttaagttttgtaatgtcgagtctccgacgcctgacctccggtgcccgttcaacttcaaccagcgcacacgactctgcaccttcagccTACGCCCAACAACcatgggcttcccaagacgtcacttcagccactactgaacttccagccaatcagcgacaccgggatacccctttcaacggggcTCCCCTTCACAGGAAACAAAGGAACTGTAtcctcagacatttgtgctggtgtatctaatataattttaaccccattgaggaactcaatgtgagcattaattaagtgattgatggttgttcatgtctatgcaatttaacgtattgctgtaaacttatgtgttagattagtttatatgtcttagatttatctaataaagccttattcatattgaaaagagaagtatcttgtgttttgtgctcacaagttaatgtcttaaactgccgatcttgttactgtgctaattgatagtgttttcactatactttggatattaatatccagcgcagatttgatgttaaacggcttgttcagtgaatcgcagggcgtctcagtgatcagccgtgaaacagtgattctgttcaaattccctttaaattattaaatgattccctttgagctaaattgacctgtttccgttacatcaCGTTAAGCTGAAAAACAGATTCTCTTCTGTGTTCCCCAAGCCAAATACAAGAAAACTTCGCCTTATATCCAGTATATCGGGGCCTTTACTCTCCTCATGTAATAAGTGAAAACTTTGTTCATATTGGACTTCGATCTAACAGCTTTGTGTAAAGATAAAGGTAAACATTTACAGGGTGTCCGCAGGGTTTTGAAAAGTATTgaaaagtgataaatcaaaattgtcaaatttaaggccattaaaagtgttaaatgtggtctcagaggtattatttttttccaaattaggtataATTTTTTCAGACTATCAGGTGTCCTATTCAGATTCTGTCTGCGTTCGCGTTAGTTCGTTTAACCCTTGTGTTATGTTGCGGGTAAATTTGACCCGTTTCGATTTTCTAGTTGTTGGAAATACTGGTTaacctatgttttttttcttgatatttagtgactttttctcatttatcatcatgaacatgcttgcaaagtttcaacatgctggttttttttacatatacacgcaAAATTAATATTACATGTGTGATGTTCGTGGGTCAGTTTGACCCTCATAGACAGCCATTCAAAAGAAACtgtacagacacaaaataaaaacatttatttcatgtatGTCAGGGCATCAACTCAACTTCTAAAGTGTAAGTGtatctaaaagtgctctaaccctaaccaaacacacttcaaaaagctaaatcattgtgttcaaaattaatggcaaattacaaatgacaaatgaCCTGAGCTACCCAAAGAGATTCTGAACATGAAGGGCAGAAACGTGCATCTGGAGTCAGACCCACAGAAAATAAAGGAGTGAACACAGATGATAGGGGGAAAAAAACGGAAGAGATGTGAGGTGTGCCCATCCAAGCATGACAGAAAAACCAGCACCATGTGTGTGAAGTGCAAGAAAGTGCAAGAAATTTATCATGTAAAAAGTAACTTTAAGACTTTATGAAATGAGTTTACAAAACAGCcaactgaagaaaataaatattttcattatacagcTACATTTAATTGCTCAGTTATGatgttctaagaaaaaaaaagcaaaaaaaaaaaaatgtgtatgcaaAACAAGTCagcatactgtttattttcaaattttgtcaaaacaaagcagttttaaaaaacatttttattaaatcatatctttgacaaatgttgataataaaagttCATGGgcaaatgcaagttttctaatagCTGGGTTAACGACCTAGCGTTTAAGGACTGGCTCAGGCCTGTAGTAGGGAATAACAggcagtagtgttgtcaaaagacccggtacttcggtaccaagtcggtactaaaaattTTTtcatgtgacggtaccaggtttctttaagtaccggtagtaccatggtcccgttcaaacccggttcttgacgcatacagcgctatgatttccgcgaagcagaaaacgaggacggaatctcaaaatccagtcataaaaatgaaacttacattttaatgtggacagtcatggaatttgtcaaagttagcataaattaatcaaatcatatCTCCAtttggaccagtatctgtaaatgttaagccgcaaaagttgtttgaaatatgaatccgtgttctgcgcgtctctgtgtgaactaatgaatggcagagacgtgcgggtttgtttactacatagactgaagcacgTGACGCTCgcaatttcagcatctgagcttcagagttctctctccatcaagcgatctgaacttttcagttcatctcaatggacgcacagcgcacctgtatttgatgctctgtaaactctttgtgaaggcgcacgaccactgatctatatatatatatatatattattatattata
The sequence above is a segment of the Carassius auratus strain Wakin unplaced genomic scaffold, ASM336829v1 scaf_tig00005954, whole genome shotgun sequence genome. Coding sequences within it:
- the LOC113071098 gene encoding gastrula zinc finger protein XlCGF57.1-like → MLEYSHQFTTASDHQEELKSARTEFLKEDREKMRDPEPCRTKLTEDTEELTDLMEESEESEELSEAEEKHHENPGEKPLSRSKTKKTFLKKRRVKKSLTCSQCGKSFTTKQHLDVHMRIHTGEKPFTCDLCGTSFTDTGRLKRHMRVHTGEKPFTCDLCGTSFTDTGRLKRHMRVHTGEKPFTCDLCGTSFTDTGRLKRHMRVHTGEKPFTCDLCGKSFTQRAHLKGHMRIHTGERPYACNQCRKTFTQSPHLKEHMKIHTGEKPYMCDQCEKRFTYKHELTIHTRIHTGEKPYACDQCGKRFVSGSHLKNHLTVHTKEKPHSCSDCGKSFSLLQSLKGHQKIHTGEKSYMCFECKKTFISANCLKLHQRIHTGEKPYKCSHCDKRFSQSASLRKHETIHSREKPHTCDQCGKSFAFKNHLKIHKKIHAAEKPDQRSLRLL